A genomic window from Agrobacterium tumefaciens includes:
- a CDS encoding ribonuclease activity regulator RraA — protein sequence MNNETREKLMTISVATLATALYKRGLRNQVIQGVHPLGYKGTNMVGPAFTLRYMPAREDRNQLVEFRNPAHPQRVAIETCPAGHVMVIDSRKDASAASAGDILVTRLMVRGGAGIVTDGGFRDAATIAELDIPAYHTRPSSPTNLTKHEAIEINGPIGCGDAPVFPGDIIVGDADCVIVIPAGIADEIATEAVEMTAYEDFVVEQVKAGQSIIGLYPCTKEEHQTAFAEWRKKNNR from the coding sequence ATGAACAACGAGACGCGCGAAAAGCTGATGACGATTTCCGTCGCAACACTGGCAACGGCGCTTTATAAGCGCGGCTTGCGAAACCAGGTCATTCAGGGCGTACATCCGCTCGGTTACAAGGGCACGAATATGGTCGGGCCGGCATTTACGTTGCGTTACATGCCCGCCCGCGAGGACCGCAACCAGCTCGTCGAATTTCGCAATCCCGCCCATCCGCAGCGCGTCGCCATTGAAACCTGCCCGGCGGGCCATGTGATGGTGATCGACAGCCGCAAGGATGCGAGCGCCGCCTCGGCCGGTGATATTCTGGTCACGCGGCTGATGGTTCGCGGCGGCGCGGGCATCGTGACCGATGGCGGTTTTCGTGACGCCGCCACGATTGCCGAGCTGGATATTCCGGCCTACCACACACGCCCTTCCAGCCCGACCAATCTGACCAAACACGAGGCGATCGAGATCAACGGCCCGATCGGCTGCGGCGACGCGCCGGTCTTTCCCGGCGACATCATCGTCGGTGATGCGGATTGCGTCATCGTCATTCCCGCCGGTATTGCCGATGAGATCGCAACCGAGGCGGTGGAAATGACGGCTTATGAGGATTTCGTGGTGGAGCAGGTCAAGGCGGGTCAGTCGATCATCGGGCTTTACCCCTGCACCAAGGAGGAGCACCAGACGGCTTTTGCCGAATGGCGCAAGAAGAACAACCGCTGA
- a CDS encoding dihydroxy-acid dehydratase, producing MTDRKLRSDRWFAPDDLRSFGHRSRMMQLGYAEEDFVGKPVIGILNTWSELNTCHAHFPERVKDVKRGVLQAGGFPIEMPSLSVDESFTKPTSMLYRNMLAMETEEMIRSHPLDGVVLMGGCDKTTPGLVMGAISAGVPMIYLPAGPMLRGNYAGKVLGSGSDAWKYWDERRAGNVSDEEWRGLQGGIARSAGVCMTMGTASTMTAIADALGLTLPGASSIPAVDAEHQRMSAACGRRIVEMVGEDLTPDGILTAAAFRNAAIVAMATGCSTNAVVHLIAMARRAGVPLTLDDLDELGRVTPLIANVRPSGKDYLMEDFYYAGGLRALMKQLESRLDCSALTVTGRSMGENLEGAKVYNDDVIRSLDNPVYAEGSLAVLRGNLCPDGAVIKPAACDPKFHIHEGPALVFDSYPEMKAAIDDENLDVTPDHVLVLRNAGPLGGPGFPEWGMLPIPKALIKQGHRDMLRISDARMSGTSYGACVLHVAPESFIGGPLALLKSGDIVRLDLPQRRLDMLVSDEEIASRRAAWQAPPPRYERGYGYIFSKHVSQADQGCDFDFLQTDFGRSAGEPDIF from the coding sequence ATGACCGACAGGAAATTGAGATCCGACCGCTGGTTCGCCCCCGACGACCTGCGCAGTTTCGGTCATCGCTCGCGCATGATGCAGCTCGGTTATGCGGAAGAGGATTTTGTCGGCAAGCCGGTTATCGGCATCCTCAACACCTGGTCGGAGTTGAACACCTGTCACGCGCATTTTCCCGAACGCGTGAAGGATGTGAAGCGCGGTGTCTTGCAGGCGGGCGGCTTCCCTATCGAGATGCCGTCGCTTTCGGTCGATGAGAGTTTTACCAAGCCGACATCGATGCTCTATCGCAACATGCTGGCGATGGAGACGGAAGAAATGATCCGCTCTCATCCGCTTGATGGCGTGGTGCTGATGGGCGGTTGTGACAAGACGACGCCGGGCCTCGTCATGGGTGCAATCTCCGCCGGCGTGCCGATGATCTATCTGCCGGCCGGGCCGATGCTGCGCGGCAATTATGCTGGCAAGGTGCTGGGGTCCGGCTCCGACGCCTGGAAATATTGGGACGAGCGCCGGGCAGGCAATGTCAGCGATGAGGAGTGGCGTGGGTTGCAGGGCGGCATCGCCCGTTCCGCCGGCGTCTGCATGACCATGGGCACCGCATCGACCATGACGGCTATTGCCGATGCCCTGGGGCTGACCCTGCCGGGCGCATCCTCCATTCCGGCGGTGGATGCCGAACACCAGCGCATGTCTGCCGCCTGCGGCCGTCGCATCGTGGAAATGGTGGGTGAGGATCTGACCCCGGACGGCATTCTGACGGCGGCTGCGTTCCGCAATGCCGCCATCGTCGCGATGGCGACCGGCTGTTCGACCAATGCCGTCGTGCATTTGATCGCCATGGCGCGCCGCGCTGGTGTGCCGCTGACGCTTGACGATCTGGATGAGCTTGGCCGTGTCACGCCGCTCATCGCCAATGTCCGCCCCTCCGGCAAGGACTATCTGATGGAGGACTTCTATTATGCGGGCGGTTTGCGTGCTCTGATGAAGCAGCTTGAAAGCCGGCTCGATTGTTCCGCCCTGACGGTAACGGGCCGCAGCATGGGCGAAAATCTCGAGGGCGCAAAGGTTTATAATGACGATGTGATCCGTTCACTCGACAATCCGGTTTATGCGGAAGGTTCACTCGCCGTTTTGCGCGGCAATCTCTGTCCCGATGGCGCGGTCATCAAACCCGCCGCCTGCGATCCGAAATTTCACATCCATGAAGGTCCGGCGCTGGTTTTTGACAGCTATCCCGAGATGAAGGCGGCGATCGACGATGAAAATCTCGATGTGACGCCGGATCATGTGCTGGTGCTGCGCAATGCCGGTCCGCTTGGCGGCCCCGGTTTTCCCGAATGGGGCATGCTGCCGATCCCCAAGGCGCTGATCAAACAAGGCCATCGCGACATGCTGCGCATCTCCGATGCCCGCATGTCCGGCACTTCTTATGGCGCCTGCGTGCTGCATGTTGCGCCGGAGAGCTTTATCGGCGGGCCGCTCGCCTTGCTAAAGTCAGGCGATATCGTGCGGCTCGATCTGCCGCAGCGCCGCCTCGACATGTTGGTCAGCGATGAGGAAATCGCCAGCCGCCGGGCCGCCTGGCAGGCACCGCCGCCGCGTTATGAGCGCGGCTATGGCTACATTTTCTCGAAACATGTGAGCCAGGCCGATCAGGGATGCGATTTCGACTTCCTGCAGACCGATTTCGGCCGCTCGGCCGGTGAGCCGGATATTTTTTAG
- a CDS encoding Gfo/Idh/MocA family oxidoreductase, with product MIGVAIIGAGIGALHLKGYRALPERYAVKAICDLDLERARKLVEDDPSIRVTASLDEVLADESISLIDICLPPHLHFPVALQAHAAGKDVICEKPLVRSLEEANALLLSVKNTGRQVFPVFQYRFGHAMRQLRALIDAGLAGKAFVASSEVHWNRGADYYSIPWRGTWKGECGGATLGHAIHAHDLICHVLGPVEEVFAFADTRVNTIETEDCAAISLRMKSGALVTSSVTLGAGNDTSRLRFCFEGLTAESGTKPYAPAEDTWRFTARAPTTQEEIDAVLAKVGTGLDGFAGFLEAIADAVEGRGGNEVTVADGLRSIELVTAIYKSVRQGQPVRLPLTSDDDLYKGWAPQAPVLREA from the coding sequence ATGATCGGCGTTGCAATCATCGGCGCCGGCATCGGCGCATTGCATCTGAAGGGGTATCGCGCACTTCCCGAACGTTACGCGGTCAAGGCGATCTGCGATCTCGACCTGGAGCGGGCGCGCAAGCTTGTCGAGGATGATCCCTCGATAAGGGTGACCGCCAGCCTGGATGAGGTACTGGCGGATGAGAGCATCTCGCTGATCGACATCTGCCTGCCGCCGCACCTGCATTTTCCGGTCGCCCTGCAGGCCCATGCCGCCGGCAAGGATGTGATCTGCGAAAAGCCGCTGGTGCGCTCGCTGGAAGAGGCGAATGCGCTGCTGCTTTCGGTCAAGAATACCGGTCGTCAGGTCTTCCCGGTTTTCCAGTATCGTTTCGGCCATGCCATGCGGCAGCTGCGTGCGCTCATCGATGCCGGTCTTGCGGGGAAAGCCTTTGTCGCCAGTTCCGAAGTGCACTGGAACCGGGGCGCAGACTATTACTCCATTCCTTGGCGCGGCACGTGGAAAGGCGAATGCGGCGGCGCGACCCTCGGCCATGCCATTCATGCCCATGATCTCATCTGCCATGTGCTGGGTCCCGTCGAGGAAGTATTCGCGTTTGCCGATACAAGGGTGAACACCATCGAGACCGAAGATTGCGCGGCGATCAGCCTGCGCATGAAGAGTGGGGCATTGGTCACAAGCTCCGTCACGCTCGGCGCGGGTAATGATACGTCGCGACTGCGTTTCTGTTTCGAGGGGCTGACTGCCGAAAGCGGCACCAAGCCCTATGCGCCGGCCGAAGACACCTGGCGCTTCACGGCACGCGCGCCGACGACGCAGGAGGAGATCGACGCGGTTCTGGCGAAGGTCGGCACCGGGCTGGATGGTTTTGCCGGCTTCCTCGAGGCCATCGCGGATGCGGTGGAGGGCCGTGGCGGCAATGAAGTGACCGTGGCTGACGGGTTGCGGTCCATTGAACTCGTCACCGCCATCTACAAATCCGTGCGTCAGGGACAGCCGGTGCGGTTGCCGCTGACTTCCGATGACGATCTCTACAAGGGCTGGGCGCCGCAGGCGCCGGTTTTGCGGGAAGCCTGA
- a CDS encoding Gfo/Idh/MocA family oxidoreductase, which translates to MSKPIKFAALGIEHRHIFGMSQNMLNAGAEFAGWWTEGEPEVVEGFLKRFPDVPRMKSVEDVLADPTIDLVLIADIPKNRADLAIRAMDAGKDVMSDKPGCTTLAQLERLRDAVARTKRIWSVNFSERFEVPSVTKATELVAAGAIGRVVQTVGMGPHRLNRALRADWFFDRDSYGGILTDIASHQIDQFMFFTGSTQVEVVSATVANYANPGDPGLQDFGEVLLRGDRGHGYIRVDWYTPDALPTWGDGRLTILGTEGYIELRKYVDLGNKPGTDRLILVNGDRCEYIDASDAGLPYFDRLSADIRNRTETAMPQAHVFKVCELALQAQAKAEGRTA; encoded by the coding sequence ATGAGTAAACCGATCAAATTTGCGGCTCTCGGTATCGAGCACCGGCATATTTTTGGCATGTCACAGAACATGCTGAATGCCGGGGCGGAATTTGCCGGCTGGTGGACGGAGGGCGAACCAGAGGTCGTGGAAGGTTTCCTGAAACGGTTCCCCGATGTTCCGCGCATGAAAAGCGTTGAAGACGTGCTTGCCGACCCGACCATCGACCTTGTCCTGATCGCCGATATTCCGAAGAACCGCGCCGATCTTGCTATCCGTGCCATGGATGCGGGCAAGGATGTGATGTCGGACAAGCCGGGATGCACGACGCTTGCGCAACTGGAACGTTTGCGCGACGCCGTTGCCCGGACCAAACGCATCTGGTCGGTCAATTTTTCGGAACGTTTCGAAGTGCCGAGCGTCACGAAGGCCACGGAACTGGTGGCTGCCGGCGCCATTGGCCGGGTCGTGCAGACCGTCGGCATGGGGCCGCACCGGCTCAACCGCGCGCTGCGCGCGGACTGGTTTTTCGACCGCGATTCCTATGGCGGCATCCTGACCGATATTGCCAGCCACCAGATCGACCAGTTCATGTTCTTTACCGGCTCGACGCAGGTGGAAGTGGTTTCGGCGACGGTGGCGAATTACGCCAATCCCGGTGATCCGGGTTTGCAGGACTTCGGCGAGGTGTTGCTGCGCGGTGACCGCGGCCACGGTTACATCCGCGTCGACTGGTATACGCCCGATGCGCTGCCCACCTGGGGTGATGGCCGTCTGACCATTCTGGGAACGGAAGGCTATATCGAGCTCCGGAAATATGTCGATCTCGGCAACAAGCCGGGCACCGACCGGCTCATTCTCGTCAATGGCGACCGCTGCGAATATATCGACGCTTCCGATGCCGGCCTGCCCTATTTCGACCGCCTGTCGGCGGATATCCGCAACCGCACTGAAACCGCCATGCCGCAAGCGCATGTGTTCAAGGTTTGCGAACTGGCGCTTCAGGCGCAGGCAAAGGCCGAAGGGAGAACGGCATGA
- a CDS encoding Gfo/Idh/MocA family oxidoreductase, protein MRTGKTFVIVGAGMVARTHVLAAAACADKMTLKGLLDGGSGRAARLAEEASKLVGHDVAVYRSIEEVADDPEVDFAIVAAPPNVRASVVQPIAHAGKHILLEKPVARGTLEAEELVAFCRRVGVTLGIVFQHRMRAASRKAKELVASGTLGALGVCEISVPWWRTQAYYDEPGRGTRERDGGGVLISQAIHTIDLALSLAGPVARVQAMAATTRFHRMETEDFVSAGLRFENGAVGSLVASTASFPGGAETITLHFENASLGLASGVLHVDWRDGRSEAFGGAVSGTGGGADPMAFTHEWHQAVLEDFVDALVSERDPVVTGEAALLSHRLIDAIVKSAEGGKEVELRNE, encoded by the coding sequence ATGCGGACAGGCAAAACTTTTGTCATTGTTGGTGCGGGAATGGTGGCCAGAACCCATGTGCTGGCAGCGGCCGCCTGTGCCGATAAAATGACGCTCAAGGGACTGCTCGATGGCGGCTCCGGGCGGGCGGCGCGCCTTGCAGAAGAGGCATCCAAACTTGTCGGACATGATGTCGCCGTCTATCGATCCATTGAGGAGGTCGCTGACGATCCCGAGGTGGATTTTGCCATTGTTGCGGCACCGCCGAACGTCCGCGCAAGCGTGGTCCAGCCGATCGCGCACGCCGGCAAACATATCCTTCTTGAAAAGCCGGTTGCCCGCGGCACATTGGAAGCCGAGGAACTTGTTGCTTTCTGCCGCAGGGTCGGTGTCACGCTCGGCATTGTTTTCCAGCACCGTATGCGGGCGGCATCCCGAAAGGCGAAAGAGCTGGTTGCCAGCGGTACCCTCGGTGCACTCGGTGTCTGCGAGATTTCCGTGCCCTGGTGGCGCACCCAGGCCTATTACGACGAGCCGGGGCGTGGAACGCGGGAGCGGGATGGCGGCGGCGTTCTGATATCGCAGGCGATCCATACGATCGATCTGGCGCTCAGCCTTGCCGGTCCGGTCGCGCGGGTGCAGGCCATGGCGGCAACGACGCGGTTTCACAGGATGGAGACGGAGGATTTCGTCTCTGCCGGGCTGCGTTTCGAAAACGGCGCCGTAGGCTCACTGGTGGCAAGTACCGCCAGTTTTCCCGGCGGGGCGGAAACCATCACGCTGCATTTCGAAAACGCAAGTCTGGGACTCGCTTCCGGAGTGCTGCATGTGGACTGGAGGGACGGGCGCAGCGAGGCTTTTGGCGGTGCTGTGTCCGGCACCGGCGGTGGCGCCGATCCCATGGCTTTCACCCATGAATGGCATCAGGCTGTCCTTGAGGATTTCGTCGATGCCCTCGTTTCGGAGCGTGATCCGGTGGTAACCGGCGAGGCCGCGCTCCTTTCTCACCGACTGATCGATGCAATTGTCAAATCCGCCGAAGGCGGCAAGGAAGTGGAACTGCGCAATGAGTAA
- a CDS encoding GntR family transcriptional regulator, which translates to MRKGLTTERPAPEMEPLDLNRPAVDQIYAALKGAILARQLAPGQAVSENDIGQLFNSSRTPVREALSRLRDDGLIVTLPSRGTYVSKLSEQQIRSAQFIREALEVAAIRRLCQMDLSTRAMRDIEQALAAQRQAIVDGDRKAFRLHDDQFHSALAAATGLDRLETLLMREKAALDRLRVLAITDEAHMARLLSEHEAVYDAVKARDEERAVEWLRQHLRRVLGILSQIYEAHREYFD; encoded by the coding sequence ATGCGAAAAGGCCTGACGACAGAGCGCCCGGCCCCGGAGATGGAGCCGCTGGATTTAAACCGTCCCGCGGTGGACCAGATCTATGCCGCGCTGAAGGGCGCCATCCTCGCAAGACAGCTTGCACCGGGTCAGGCCGTGTCGGAAAACGATATCGGCCAGCTTTTCAATTCCAGCCGCACGCCTGTTCGCGAGGCATTGAGCCGTCTTCGCGATGACGGGCTGATCGTTACCCTGCCAAGCCGGGGAACCTATGTTTCAAAACTTTCGGAACAGCAGATCAGAAGCGCTCAATTCATCCGCGAGGCGCTTGAAGTGGCCGCCATTCGCAGGCTTTGCCAGATGGATTTGTCCACCCGAGCGATGCGCGACATCGAACAGGCTCTGGCCGCCCAGCGCCAGGCGATCGTGGACGGCGACAGAAAAGCGTTCCGCCTGCATGACGATCAGTTTCACAGCGCGCTGGCCGCCGCCACCGGCCTTGACCGTCTGGAAACACTGCTGATGCGGGAAAAGGCGGCACTGGACCGGTTGCGGGTGCTTGCCATAACCGATGAGGCCCATATGGCCCGCCTACTTTCCGAACATGAAGCCGTCTACGACGCGGTCAAAGCCAGGGATGAAGAGCGCGCTGTGGAATGGCTGCGCCAGCATCTGCGACGTGTCCTTGGCATTTTGTCGCAAATATACGAGGCTCACCGCGAATATTTCGACTAG
- a CDS encoding SMP-30/gluconolactonase/LRE family protein: MRNLEQAELFCDVIGTLAESPVWDERRQALFWCDIVEKKLHSFAPSSRTYWTCTLADTVSCLGLCESGRLIVACGMQILLVDPESDTVQALVTIPAPDALPCRLNDGRVGPDGAFWVGTMDGGPFSEIRPKGQLWRITANDIRLMETGMTCPNGLAFSADGTVMWHSDSVQQWIRRRRFDKSSGTFDEGRIIARPTEEEGRPDGGCVDGDGRYWSAGVSAGMLNVYDDDGKPFDKIRMPVPHPTMSCFGGEDFRTLFVTSHGNKMSEEARTRFPHSGGVWAIPADVQGFPAFRFADGA, from the coding sequence ATGCGGAATTTGGAACAGGCGGAACTGTTCTGCGACGTGATCGGCACGCTTGCGGAATCCCCCGTATGGGACGAACGGCGACAAGCCCTTTTCTGGTGCGATATCGTGGAGAAAAAGCTCCACTCTTTCGCCCCTTCCAGCCGGACATATTGGACATGCACCCTTGCGGATACCGTCTCCTGTCTTGGCCTTTGTGAAAGCGGCAGGCTGATCGTCGCATGTGGAATGCAGATCCTGCTGGTCGATCCTGAAAGCGACACGGTGCAAGCACTCGTCACCATACCCGCGCCCGATGCCCTGCCCTGCCGCCTGAATGACGGACGCGTCGGGCCGGATGGCGCATTCTGGGTTGGCACCATGGATGGTGGGCCGTTCAGCGAGATACGACCGAAAGGTCAATTATGGCGGATCACCGCAAACGACATACGTCTTATGGAGACGGGGATGACCTGTCCCAACGGCCTCGCCTTTTCCGCCGATGGCACGGTGATGTGGCATAGCGATTCCGTTCAGCAATGGATTCGCAGGCGACGTTTCGACAAGAGCAGCGGCACTTTCGACGAAGGCCGGATCATCGCCCGGCCGACCGAAGAAGAGGGCCGCCCGGACGGCGGTTGTGTGGATGGCGACGGCAGGTACTGGAGCGCCGGCGTTTCCGCTGGAATGCTGAATGTTTACGATGATGACGGCAAGCCATTCGATAAAATCCGGATGCCCGTACCGCATCCCACCATGTCCTGTTTTGGTGGCGAGGATTTCAGGACCCTGTTCGTCACCTCACACGGAAACAAGATGAGTGAGGAGGCCCGCACGCGCTTTCCGCATTCCGGCGGCGTCTGGGCCATTCCGGCCGATGTTCAGGGTTTTCCGGCCTTCCGTTTTGCGGACGGGGCATAA
- a CDS encoding HlyD family type I secretion periplasmic adaptor subunit, giving the protein MSKIDQRTHVSRSIRKHLLAGLAASVALLAGVGGWAATTNLAGAVVASGHLVVDSYSKKVQHPKGGVVGEILVSEGDRVKAGDVVMRLDATQTRANLAIVTKRLDELSARMSRLEAERDDLAELTFPQALVARKDNPDVASAMRSETKLFEFRKSYREGRKAQLAERITQFEHEIEGLKAQEVAYDNGLAVLDAEITSQKSLREQGIVSVQRLNSLQTQAATFGGERGEKIAYQAQTAGRITETKLQILQIDQELRTEVGRELREIQAQMGEYVERKVAAEDDLKRIDIIAPQSGMVHEMAVHTVGGVVTPADPIMLIVPDGDELALEVQIVPKDIDQLQVGQKAMLRMTAFNQRVTPELEGHVSRIAADITTDQRSGLSYYLARISVPVSEREKLNNAPLVPGMPAEAFIQTSERTALSYIAKPLTDQISRAFRED; this is encoded by the coding sequence ATGTCAAAAATTGATCAGCGCACCCATGTGTCCCGTTCCATTCGCAAACATCTTCTTGCCGGCCTTGCCGCAAGTGTTGCGCTGCTGGCCGGTGTCGGTGGGTGGGCCGCGACGACCAATCTTGCCGGTGCGGTCGTGGCGTCCGGGCATCTGGTTGTGGATTCCTATAGCAAGAAAGTGCAGCATCCCAAAGGTGGCGTGGTTGGCGAAATTCTCGTGAGCGAGGGTGACAGGGTGAAGGCCGGCGATGTCGTCATGCGTCTCGACGCGACGCAGACTCGCGCCAATCTCGCCATCGTCACCAAGCGGCTGGATGAGCTCAGTGCACGCATGTCAAGGCTGGAGGCCGAGCGTGACGATCTGGCGGAACTAACTTTCCCGCAGGCTCTTGTGGCGCGCAAGGACAATCCCGACGTGGCTTCCGCCATGCGCAGCGAAACCAAGCTGTTCGAATTCCGCAAATCTTACCGTGAGGGACGCAAGGCGCAGCTTGCCGAGCGTATCACCCAGTTCGAGCATGAAATTGAAGGGCTGAAGGCACAGGAAGTCGCCTATGATAACGGCCTTGCCGTGCTGGACGCCGAAATCACCTCACAGAAATCCCTGCGTGAACAGGGGATCGTCTCCGTGCAGCGGCTGAACAGCCTCCAGACTCAAGCTGCGACCTTCGGCGGCGAGCGTGGCGAAAAAATCGCCTATCAGGCGCAGACGGCCGGACGGATCACCGAGACGAAACTGCAAATTCTCCAGATCGATCAGGAACTGCGCACCGAGGTCGGACGGGAGCTTCGCGAGATACAGGCCCAGATGGGCGAATATGTCGAGCGGAAGGTCGCCGCCGAGGATGATTTGAAACGTATCGATATCATAGCGCCGCAATCCGGCATGGTGCATGAAATGGCGGTTCACACGGTGGGAGGCGTGGTAACGCCGGCCGATCCAATCATGCTGATCGTACCTGACGGGGATGAACTGGCGCTGGAGGTGCAGATCGTACCGAAGGATATCGACCAGCTACAGGTCGGTCAAAAGGCCATGCTGCGCATGACCGCCTTCAACCAGCGCGTGACGCCGGAACTGGAAGGCCATGTCAGCCGTATCGCGGCGGATATCACCACCGACCAGCGCAGCGGTCTGTCCTATTATCTGGCGAGAATTTCAGTGCCGGTCTCCGAGCGGGAAAAGCTGAACAATGCGCCGCTGGTGCCGGGCATGCCTGCCGAGGCCTTCATCCAGACCAGCGAAAGGACCGCGCTGTCCTATATCGCCAAACCGCTGACGGACCAGATCAGCCGCGCCTTCCGGGAGGACTAA
- a CDS encoding type I secretion system permease/ATPase, whose protein sequence is MGFQNHQQTPPQSLTAAVVSPLKSTFLGVALVSGVVNILALTSPLFMLQVYDRVLASGSLPTLVGLALLALGLYGFQCLLDIIRARVLIRIGEDFDMRYSVRVHDAVVRLPLVNRMPGDGLQPLRDLDNVRGFLSGTGPTAFFDLPWMPLYLGICFLFHFWIGVTALAGAVLLVSLTILTNIFSQKPIRDTMVENMARNRQLEASRRNAEVVQAMGLGGRLGKRWQISNEAYLAANRKAGDVAGGLGNIAKSLRVVLQSAILAVGAWLVINQEASGGVMIASSIMMGRALAPVDLAISNWKSFVAARQSWARLKELFAQMPANAAAMALPKPEKELRVENVTIVPPGERKPTVAGLGFIVTAGDALGVIGPSGSGKSTLSRILTGAWMPVAGKVRLDGASFDQWDREALGRHIGYLPQGVELFDGTIGENISRFEDNPDPEAIIAAAKAAGAHELILRFEKGYDSDIGEAGSALSAGQRQRIGLARALYGDPFIVVLDEPNANLDAEGEAAVVRAISSVKARGGVAVVVAHRPSAIGAVDFILMMEEGRMKAFGPRDEVLSKVLRVPQGQAVKGFAASAQTVSPLRVVANTQVQPVVLEEGNQEGDADVKN, encoded by the coding sequence GTGGGCTTTCAAAACCACCAGCAGACACCGCCGCAGTCCCTCACTGCGGCGGTTGTTTCGCCCCTTAAAAGCACGTTTCTCGGCGTTGCGCTCGTCAGTGGCGTGGTCAATATACTCGCGCTCACGTCGCCCCTGTTCATGCTGCAGGTTTATGACCGGGTTCTGGCAAGCGGCAGCCTGCCGACGCTGGTCGGGCTCGCCCTTCTCGCGCTTGGCCTTTACGGCTTCCAATGCCTGCTCGATATCATCCGTGCCCGCGTTCTGATCCGCATCGGCGAGGACTTCGACATGCGTTATTCCGTCAGGGTGCATGATGCGGTGGTACGTCTTCCGCTCGTCAACCGCATGCCGGGTGACGGTCTGCAGCCGCTGCGCGATCTCGACAATGTGCGCGGTTTTCTCTCCGGTACGGGGCCGACGGCCTTTTTCGATCTGCCGTGGATGCCGCTTTATCTCGGCATATGTTTTCTGTTTCATTTCTGGATCGGCGTGACGGCGCTTGCCGGCGCGGTGCTGCTCGTTTCCCTCACGATCCTCACCAACATCTTTTCGCAGAAGCCGATCCGCGACACCATGGTCGAGAATATGGCCCGCAACAGGCAATTGGAGGCCTCGCGCCGCAATGCCGAGGTCGTGCAGGCCATGGGGCTCGGCGGCCGGCTCGGAAAGCGCTGGCAGATCTCCAACGAGGCCTATCTCGCCGCCAATCGCAAGGCCGGCGATGTGGCCGGCGGCCTCGGCAATATTGCGAAATCCCTGCGGGTCGTGCTGCAATCGGCCATTCTGGCGGTTGGTGCGTGGCTGGTCATCAACCAGGAAGCTTCGGGCGGTGTGATGATCGCTAGCTCGATCATGATGGGCCGGGCGCTGGCGCCCGTCGATCTTGCCATTTCCAACTGGAAGTCTTTCGTGGCCGCCCGGCAGAGCTGGGCGCGGCTGAAGGAGCTTTTTGCACAGATGCCGGCCAATGCCGCCGCCATGGCCCTGCCGAAGCCTGAGAAAGAACTACGAGTCGAAAACGTTACCATCGTCCCGCCGGGAGAGAGAAAGCCGACAGTTGCCGGACTTGGTTTCATCGTGACCGCCGGAGATGCGCTTGGCGTCATCGGCCCCTCCGGCTCGGGTAAATCCACCCTGTCGCGCATTCTCACCGGCGCGTGGATGCCGGTGGCCGGCAAGGTACGGCTGGACGGTGCTAGTTTCGATCAGTGGGACCGTGAGGCGCTCGGCCGCCATATCGGCTATCTGCCGCAGGGCGTGGAGCTGTTTGATGGCACGATCGGGGAAAATATCTCCCGTTTCGAGGATAATCCCGATCCCGAAGCCATCATAGCGGCGGCCAAAGCCGCGGGCGCACACGAACTGATCCTGCGTTTCGAAAAGGGTTATGACAGCGATATTGGCGAGGCTGGCTCGGCCCTTTCCGCCGGGCAGCGCCAGCGCATCGGCCTTGCCCGCGCACTTTATGGCGATCCCTTCATCGTGGTGTTGGACGAACCCAACGCCAATCTTGACGCCGAAGGCGAAGCCGCCGTGGTCAGGGCGATTTCCTCGGTCAAGGCGCGCGGAGGCGTTGCCGTCGTTGTCGCGCACCGGCCGAGCGCCATCGGTGCAGTTGATTTCATTCTGATGATGGAAGAGGGGCGGATGAAAGCCTTCGGCCCGCGCGACGAGGTGCTGTCGAAGGTGCTGCGCGTACCGCAGGGACAGGCGGTCAAGGGATTTGCCGCATCCGCCCAGACGGTCTCACCGCTGCGTGTCGTTGCCAATACCCAGGTTCAGCCGGTTGTCCTGGAAGAGGGTAATCAGGAAGGAGATGCGGATGTCAAAAATTGA